DNA from Salvelinus sp. IW2-2015 linkage group LG2, ASM291031v2, whole genome shotgun sequence:
atttttatgtgttTATCTATTCATTTGGTTTCTAAAAATGTATAGGGAGGTGTGCTTCTTTTTTAGTTGAGTTATGCATGGTGGCTTTTTATATTCTAAAAGTAAGACAAAAGATACTTTATGACACTCTGAAGCACGTATAGTCGACCTACCAATGGTAATTATTAGTTTATACCACAGGTGCATGCATACCTATTCCCTTTTAACCATATACGCCAAAGTTCTGATAGAGTCAATATCACGGATCATTTTACGCACTACTATTTATGTTGTTGAGCATCGTCCATGGACATTTTAAAAGCATTTTAGAGATTATTTTCCCTCTTGAAACCTAATAGATTGCTCCAATTGATTCGATTTAAAAACAATAATCTATGAGTGCAACTGTTGATTTTCAAGTCATTGgaaagtaaaaaattatacatGTCAAGAATGACTATTGGATAATAATAATTTTACAGATTTCATTTAaatatgttaatgttgtaaacttTTGGGTGAAACAAATGAATCTGAAGAAAAGGTAACATAAAAGTGAACCCATCCTCAGATTGACAACTTTCCTCTTGCTTCATTCATGGCTAAAGTCATTAAAAGTGAACCTAAGTATTTTGAGAGGATCAGTGGCAATTTGTggagaaactatttacacaactCAACTCCCTCCGTGTGTGGGGCAATGCTGAAATCTTAGATTTCGAAAGTAAATTTGTTAAATAAATTGATAGGTCTTAAAATATAATGCCGTTTACCTCATCTCATCAATGAGTTGAATACAATGTATACGCAATTTGTTCATCAAATGTTGGCGAAAGACTAAAAGATGGACATGATTTTTTATATGCAACATGTTTTAACTTGTGAAATGTGGCACTCTGCACGGTGTGTASCCTACTTTAAATGAATTCATTGGCACCCATTTCAATAATACAATTCACACATCAACCCTTTTCTCTGGCAAACACTTGTCTTGTATTGATAAAATATGCCATTCTTTCTACAGTATGTGCTTGTAGGCTATATCTAAGCTACATGTATATCTCCATATATTAGCACAAAATAAAAGCCAAATATTCCCGACTATGCTTTATGCACGGATTGTTGAACAGTATTAAACAATAGCCAGTTGTACTCCTTGACACTTGCACAACTTGTGCTTTTCTGTATTAGGCTACTGGTGTGTAAAGTTGCAATAGCCTAACTCAATAAATCAGAAACGTAACATGGACAGACGTCAACTGCATTGTAGGTCTGCACGTCACACCTATCACGTGGACATTTTTCTAACCTATTTATTTTAAAGAGGAAATGTGCTATGGTGGTAGGCTTTATTAAATATGATTGTATGCAaataaaacatgcatcttgtacactacataaaaaaatacaaatactaaaCACTGAATTTGAATCACTACTTTGAAGTGTTGTGGACAATGCGCAATTTCAAGCTTCCCCTATGGGCGTTAGTCTCGAGTACAAAATAAGTTGTTTCAGACCATggctttaaatgtatttgattggCTAATTATctccattattatttatttgtattcatttaaTTTGACCTGAATAAAAGTCCATGTACTTGAGTTATGCTGAAAAAATATGTGTTTTCTACACTGGGGTTACGCCAATCACTGGAAAAGAAAACGAAGAGATGAACGtctgtatagcctactgtatcCGTCCTACATTGTATCCACATGCGCCAGCCCCCAGTAAACACCGAGGGCATAAACATATTTACTGGTAACTTCGTGAGTAGGCCTACaacattttggagtcaacagCGATAAAGAGAGCGAGGGGGCGGAACCCCGCTGAGCCCCTGCGCTGAACGACAGCCAATCGCTTCGTTCTCTTAACTGCCAGTCACCTAAATCCGTCCAATACCCGCAGTGCCATTTCTAAACTGTATTCCCTACTGCGTCCTCCAACTGTTGTATGTTCTGCCAATCGCTTGAGGACATAGTGGGAAAAGGAACAAGCAGAGTTAGAGGCAGGACAAAATAAGTTATATAGACCgcttatatacatatattttaatGTTTTAGAAAATCGCGGTGGTGGGGGGAGAAACAATAGTGGTGAGAGTGGATGGATTTGACAGTGTAGTTAGTAATGGAGTCCCCTTTGAGCAAGAGGAATCCGGCGATAAGATTAGCGGATTTGGCAGCGACTCAACCTCTTCCTCATCAGAATATGACAGGCTTCCCGGGGCTAGGGGTGCATCACCCTCACTCCCACCATGCCCACCACCACCCTGGGGAGATGGGCAACGACCCCGGAGTGGCACTCACTCCATTTGGACCCGAGCACATGGCACAGACAAACGCTCTCAAACTTAGCCCCTCTCAGCACATTCAGAGCCACCACGAAGCCCAGACCGCTGCAACGGCAGCATCCTTCACTTCTGCTCAGACCACAGTAGGTTTCCCCGTGGCTCCTCACCCCCACTCAGGCTACTCTAGCAGCAGGGACTACATCCTCAGGAGAGAACTCTCAGCCTCGGCTATGCATGCACTTGGCGACCAGCATAGTTCAGCCTCCTCCCCTCATCACCATGGCATGTTCATCGCACCAACAGGTGCTTATGGGCACGCCGAGACTGGTGCCCATCCACTTTTCTCTGGACTCCACGACCAGGCAGCACCAGGTgcccaccatcaccatcaccatgcCCTCAACGGGCAGATGCGTTTGGGTCTACCGGGGGACATCTACGGCAGGCCAGAGCACTTCGTCCACAGGCCCGAGCACTATGGACCCTCTTCTATCCACAGCTACAACTCCATGAACCTCAATGTGAACATCGCTTCTGCTCCTCACGGAGCCGCGGGGGCGTTTTTGAGATACATGAGGCAGCCCATCAAGCAAGAGTTAATCTGCAAATGGATTGATCAAGAGCAAACTTCAAAGAAGCCCTGCTCCAAAACTTACAGCACCATGCACGAGCTGGTCAACCATGTCACGGTGGAGCACGTCGGGGGACCGGAGCAGAGCAGTCACGTCTGCTTCTGGGAGGAATGTCCACGCGAGGGGAAAGCTTTTAAGGCGAAGTACAAACTAATAAACCACATCCGAGTTCACACGGGAGAGAAACCCTTCCCTTGTCCTTTCCCCGGCTGTGGGAAAGTGTTCGCTCGCTCTGAGAATCTAAAGATTCataaaaggac
Protein-coding regions in this window:
- the LOC111973031 gene encoding zinc finger protein ZIC 5-like; this translates as MESPLSKRNPAIRLADLAATQPLPHQNMTGFPGLGVHHPHSHHAHHHPGEMGNDPGVALTPFGPEHMAQTNALKLSPSQHIQSHHEAQTAATAASFTSAQTTVGFPVAPHPHSGYSSSRDYILRRELSASAMHALGDQHSSASSPHHHGMFIAPTGAYGHAETGAHPLFSGLHDQAAPGAHHHHHHALNGQMRLGLPGDIYGRPEHFVHRPEHYGPSSIHSYNSMNLNVNIASAPHGAAGAFLRYMRQPIKQELICKWIDQEQTSKKPCSKTYSTMHELVNHVTVEHVGGPEQSSHVCFWEECPREGKAFKAKYKLINHIRVHTGEKPFPCPFPGCGKVFARSENLKIHKRTHTGEKPFKCEFDGCDRKFANSSDRKKHSHVHTSDKPYYCKVRGCDKSYTHPSSLRKHMKVHCKSPPPPSANASYHSSTNLLSAPLSPASEPHRNRSANLSPQVTNLNEWYVCQGSGGPNHLHTPSSNVPTTDSEEEDTFRNSDPRTML